In a genomic window of Kluyveromyces marxianus DMKU3-1042 DNA, complete genome, chromosome 7:
- the STE23 gene encoding metalloendopeptidase, with the protein MLSVISGLVTQQPSLALFSRISATFLFRSSSRFLHYNYNLMSKNYKVLGTDSEFLKPDLDDRKYRYIQLPNDLKALLIHDPEADKAAAALDVNIGSFQDPEHLPGLAHFCEHLLFMGNKKYPDENEYASFLSKHGGSSNAYTGSQNTNYYFHLNHEHLYPALDRFSGFFSCPLFNQDSTDKEINAVDSENKKNLQNDIWRMYQLDKSLTNWDHPYHKFSTGNIKTLGEIPKLKGIDIRSELLEFHKNNYSANLMKLCILGREDLDTLSDWVYELFKDVPNLNKQVPYYPAPLYTENQLQKIVHCKPVKDLKKIEFTFPTPDADPYWESKPNHYLSHLIGHEGNGSLLAFLKEKGWALELSAGSHTISKGNAVFCIDMDLTDEGMEHINEIVIATFQYLEMLKVTLPQEWIHNELKDTSVSSFKFKQKDSPASTVSNMARLLEREYVPVSDILSTSVIRKYVPKLIVDYVKALNWQNSRLMLTSQKLPVDSKEQWYGTEYQVLDYPESLTKQLPNVGLNPKFHLPRPNEFICTKFDVNKIDTKKPLNEPLLLKDDNYSKLWYKKDDRFWVPKGHIYVSMKLPHTFSSVVDSMLTSIYVEMVKDDLTDLQYDASCADLRVSMGKTNQGIDIQLSGYNEKLTILLTRFVEGIKAFRPNESRFNVIKDRIIQKLNNQQYDVPYNQISTTFNSLVNERSWNLKQKLEVTKGITFQHLESFIPLAFEQLYHEVLVHGNFSVEVAYEIDEIVRMLTPDTIPNLQVKNNKLRSYLLPDDCAYRYETLLEDKKNVNSCIQYLIQFGVYSEEMAAKANLIAQLLHEPCFDTLRTKEQLGYVVFSSVANTHGTTNLRILVQSERSSAYLESRIVAFLNSFGRTLEEMPEDVFEKHKSSLIKSLEQKLTNLRQEHERFTTAIYLADYNFCAKQRRADIISNFSKNDMVEFYKNFVLSPHSPRLVIHLKSQVENNRPEDAVEGYPTGSLITSIDEFKSNLCLAPVRQAVKNFEVAHPKL; encoded by the coding sequence ATGCTAAGTGTGATAAGCGGATTGGTAACCCAACAGCCCTCACTAGCACTATTCTCCCGGATATCAGCCACCTTTTTGTTTAGGTCGAGTTCGCGGTTCTTGCATTACAACTACAATCTAATGTCGAAAAATTACAAAGTGTTAGGGACCGATTCCGAGTTTTTGAAACCTGATTTGGACGACAGGAAGTATCGGTACATCCAATTGCCCAATGACTTAAAGGCTTTGCTAATTCATGACCCTGAGGCTGATaaggcagcagcagcgtTGGATGTGAATATTGGTTCTTTCCAGGACCCGGAACATTTACCTGGGTTGGCACATTTCTGCGAGCATTTGCTATTTATGGGTAACAAGAAGTACCCCGATGAAAACGAGTATGCATCGTTTTTGTCTAAGCATGGCGGGTCATCAAATGCATACACTGGTTCACAAAATACCAACTACTACTTTCATTTGAACCACGAACATTTGTATCCTGCATTGGATAGATTTTCAGGGTTTTTCTCTTGTCCACTTTTCAACCAGGACTCTACAGACAAGGAGATTAACGCTGTGGACAGcgaaaacaagaaaaatctACAAAATGATATATGGAGAATGTATCAACTTGATAAAAGTTTGACGAATTGGGATCATCCATATCACAAATTTTCTACGGgaaatatcaaaacttTGGGCGAAATCCCTAAATTAAAGGGTATCGATATCAGAAGTGAATTGTTGGAGTTCCATAAGAACAACTACAGCGCTAACTTGATGAAACTCTGTATTTTAGGCAGAGAAGATCTTGATACTCTTTCTGACTGGGTTTATGAACTATTCAAAGATGTTCCTAATCTTAACAAACAAGTACCTTACTACCCTGCTCCTTTATACACTGAAAATCAGTTGCAGAAGATTGTTCATTGTAAACCTGttaaagatttgaaaaagatagAGTTCACATTCCCAACTCCTGACGCTGATCCATACTGGGAATCTAAACCAAATCATTACTTATCTCATTTGATTGGCCACGAAGGTAATGGTTCTTTATTGGCTTTcctaaaagaaaaaggttgGGCCTTGGAATTGTCTGCAGGTTCTCACACTATTTCCAAGGGCAACGCTGTCTTCTGTATAGACATGGATTTAACTGATGAAGGTATGGAGCATATCAATGAAATTGTCATTGCAACATTCCAGTATTTGGAAATGTTGAAAGTCACTCTACCACAAGAGTGGATCCACAATGAATTGAAGGACACTTCGGTTTCAAGCTTTAAGTTTAAACAAAAGGACTCCCCAGCATCTACAGTGTCAAATATGGCCAGATTGCTTGAAAGAGAATACGTTCCTGTATCTGATATCTTGAGCACAAGTGTGATCAGGAAATACGTACCGAAGTTAATCGTTGACTATGTAAAGGCTTTGAACTGGCAGAACTCTAGATTAATGTTGACCAGTCAAAAGTTACCCGTAgattcaaaagaacaatggTATGGAACCGAATACCAAGTCCTAGATTATCCCGAGTCTCTAACCAAACAATTACCAAATGTTGGCTTGAATCCAAAATTCCATCTACCGAGACCCAATGAATTCATTTGTACCAAGTTCGATGTGAATAAAATCGATACCAAAAAGCCTTTAAATGAACCACTGCTATTAAAAGATGACAATTATAGCAAATTATGGTATAAGAAAGATGACAGGTTTTGGGTTCCCAAAGGCCATATATACGTGTCGATGAAACTTCCACACACATTTTCTAGTGTTGTGGATAGCATGCTAACCTCAATTTACGTCGAAATGGTCAAAGACGATTTAACCGATCTTCAATACGATGCAAGCTGTGCCGATTTGCGCGTCAGTATGGGAAAGACCAATCAAGGTATTGATATCCAGTTGTCTGGGTACAATGAGAAGCTAACCATTTTATTAACAAGATTTGTGGAAGGTATAAAAGCTTTTCGTCCTAACGAAAGCCGTTTCAATGTCATCAAGGATAGAATCATTCAAAAGTTAAACAATCAACAATATGATGTTCCTTATAATCAAATAAGCACTACATTTAATTCATTGGTCAATGAGAGATCTTGGAATTTGAAGCAAAAACTAGAAGTTACAAAAGGAATAACTTTCCAACATTTGGAAAGTTTCATACCATTAGCTTTTGAACAGCTTTATCATGAAGTATTGGTTCATGGAAACTTTTCCGTCGAAGTTGCATACGAGATTGATGAGATCGTAAGGATGCTGACTCCTGATACCATTCCAAACTTGCAGGTCAAAAATAATAAGCTGAGATCGTATCTTTTACCAGACGATTGCGCCTACAGATATGAGACGCTGCTCGAGGATAAGAAAAATGTCAATTCTTGCATTCAATATCTGATCCAATTTGGTGTATATTCAGAAGAAATGGCAGCAAAGGCGAACTTAATTGCTCAATTACTTCACGAACCTTGTTTTGATACCCTTAGAACAAAGGAACAATTAGGGTATGTCGTATTCAGTTCAGTAGCGAATACACATGGAACAACAAACTTGAGAATATTGGTTCAATCTGAACGTAGCTCAGCCTATTTGGAATCAAGAATTGTTGCATTCTTGAACTCTTTTGGGAGAACGTTGGAAGAAATGCCAGAAGATGTGTTCGAAAAGCATAAAAGCAGTTTAATCAAGAGTTTAGAACAAAAGCTTACAAACTTGAGACAAGAGCACGAAAGATTTACCACCGCTATTTATCTCGCAGACTACAATTTCTGTGCTAAACAGAGAAGAGCAGATATAATCtccaatttttcaaagaacgACATGGTTGAATTCTACAAGAACTTTGTTTTATCACCTCATAGCCCAAGATTGGTTATCCATTTAAAATCCCAAGTTGAAAATAACCGTCCAGAGGATGCTGTGGAGGGTTACCCAACAGGTTCTCTAATCACAAGTATCGATGAGTTCAAATCAAACTTATGCTTGGCTCCGGTTCGCCAAGCAGTCAAGAATTTCGAAGTTGCTCACCCAAAGTTATAG